The Vibrio echinoideorum genome includes a region encoding these proteins:
- the ihfB gene encoding integration host factor subunit beta translates to MTKSELIERLCAEQTHLSAKEIEDAVKDILEHMASTLESGDRIEIRGFGSFSLHFREPRVGRNPKTGDKVELEGKYVPHFKPGKELRERVNSGL, encoded by the coding sequence ATGACTAAGTCTGAATTGATTGAAAGACTGTGCGCTGAGCAAACGCATCTTTCTGCAAAAGAAATTGAAGACGCTGTAAAAGACATTTTAGAGCACATGGCTTCAACACTAGAAAGTGGTGATCGAATCGAAATTCGCGGCTTTGGCAGTTTTTCTCTGCACTTCCGTGAACCTCGTGTTGGACGTAACCCTAAAACTGGTGACAAGGTTGAGTTGGAAGGCAAATACGTTCCTCACTTTAAACCAGGTAAAGAGCTACGCGAGCGAGTAAACTCAGGGCTGTAG
- the rpsA gene encoding 30S ribosomal protein S1, translating to MTESFAQLFEEFLSETEFQQGSIVKGTVVAIENGFVLVDAGLKSESAIPAEQFKNAAGELEVEVGAEVDVALDAVEDGFGETQLSREKAKRHEAWIVLEKACEEAETVVGIINGKVKGGFTVELNGIRAFLPGSLVDVRPIRDTAHLENKELEFKVIKLDQKRNNVVVSRRAVIESENSVERDELLETLQEGTEVKGIVKNLTDYGAFVDLGGVDGLLHITDMAWKRVKHPSEIVNVGDEILVKVLKFDRERTRVSLGLKQLGEDPWVAIAKRYPEGHKLSGRVTNLTDYGCFVEIEEGVEGLVHVSEMDWTNKNIHPSKVVNVGDEVEVMVLDIDEERRRISLGLKQCKANPWQSFAEMQAKGDKVTGKIKSITDFGIFIGLEGGIDGLVHLSDISWNAAGEEAVREYKKGDEISAVVLAVDAERERISLGVKQMENDPFNAYVADNKKGVLVNGTVTAVDAKGATIELIEGVEGYIRASEVSRDRIEDASLILSVGDSVEAKFTGVDRKNRVINLSIKAKDEADEQEAMASLNKSEDGGFGNAMADAFKAAKGE from the coding sequence ATGACTGAATCTTTTGCTCAACTCTTTGAAGAGTTTCTATCTGAAACTGAATTCCAACAAGGCAGCATCGTTAAAGGTACTGTAGTAGCTATTGAGAACGGTTTCGTTCTTGTAGATGCTGGTCTTAAGTCTGAATCTGCTATCCCTGCTGAACAATTCAAGAACGCTGCTGGCGAACTTGAAGTTGAAGTTGGTGCTGAAGTAGACGTAGCTCTAGACGCTGTTGAAGATGGTTTCGGTGAGACTCAACTTTCTCGTGAGAAAGCTAAGCGTCATGAAGCTTGGATCGTACTTGAGAAAGCTTGCGAAGAAGCTGAAACTGTTGTTGGTATCATCAACGGTAAAGTTAAAGGCGGTTTCACTGTTGAACTTAACGGTATCCGTGCTTTCCTTCCAGGTTCTCTAGTAGACGTACGTCCTATCCGTGACACTGCTCACCTAGAAAACAAAGAGCTAGAGTTCAAAGTAATCAAGCTAGACCAGAAGCGTAACAACGTTGTTGTTTCTCGTCGTGCTGTTATCGAATCTGAAAACAGTGTTGAGCGTGACGAACTTCTTGAAACTCTACAAGAAGGTACTGAAGTTAAAGGTATCGTTAAGAACCTTACTGACTACGGTGCATTCGTTGATCTTGGCGGTGTTGACGGTCTTCTACATATCACAGATATGGCTTGGAAGCGTGTTAAGCACCCATCAGAGATCGTTAACGTTGGTGACGAAATCCTAGTTAAAGTTCTTAAGTTCGATCGTGAGCGCACTCGTGTTTCACTAGGTCTTAAGCAACTAGGCGAAGATCCATGGGTAGCAATCGCTAAGCGTTACCCTGAAGGTCACAAACTTTCTGGTCGTGTTACAAACCTAACTGACTACGGCTGCTTCGTTGAAATCGAAGAAGGCGTTGAAGGTCTAGTACACGTTTCTGAAATGGATTGGACTAACAAGAACATCCACCCTTCTAAAGTTGTTAATGTTGGCGACGAAGTTGAGGTTATGGTTCTTGATATCGACGAAGAACGTCGTCGTATCTCTCTAGGTCTGAAACAGTGTAAAGCTAACCCATGGCAGTCATTTGCAGAAATGCAAGCTAAGGGCGACAAAGTTACTGGTAAGATCAAGTCTATCACTGACTTTGGTATCTTCATCGGTCTAGAAGGCGGTATCGACGGTCTAGTACACCTATCTGACATTTCTTGGAACGCTGCCGGCGAAGAAGCTGTACGTGAATACAAGAAAGGCGACGAAATCTCTGCTGTTGTTCTAGCAGTAGATGCAGAGCGTGAGCGTATTTCTCTTGGCGTTAAGCAAATGGAAAACGACCCGTTCAATGCATACGTTGCTGATAACAAGAAAGGTGTTCTTGTAAACGGTACTGTTACTGCAGTTGACGCGAAAGGCGCTACTATCGAGCTAATCGAAGGCGTTGAAGGTTACATCCGCGCTTCTGAAGTTTCTCGCGACCGTATCGAAGATGCATCTCTAATCCTAAGCGTTGGCGACAGCGTTGAAGCGAAGTTCACTGGTGTAGACCGTAAGAACCGCGTAATCAACCTATCTATCAAAGCTAAAGATGAAGCTGATGAGCAAGAAGCAATGGCTTCACTGAACAAGTCTGAAGACGGCGGGTTCGGTAACGCAATGGCAGACGCATTCAAAGCTGCTAAAGGCGAATAA